Within the Solibacillus silvestris genome, the region GGAGTGTAGAAGATATTCGAATATTCGCCTTCGTAATCAAAGTGAGTTACTTCTTGCTGAATATTTTAAAAAAAACTGATGCTCTTATAAGATACTATTGCGCTGTAAAAGCAGATATTTATAGTACATCGCAGCGCGTACATATTGCTGGTTGAATGATTTCATATTGATGTCCAGACTAATTTCAGTATTATCCACAAAAGTTACGAGCGTTTTATCCCCGTCTTCACTAATATTAATAATAGGATTCAAGGATATCCAAATATTTTGAGGTGAATACGGCGAAAACAGCGGGAATAAAATGCACGGGTCCCCGAAATCATAGGCCACCATGATCGGCAATTTATGTTTATTCTCTCCGAAAAATCCCCTCGCCTGATATTTGCTAGCATCATAGGAACTTCCATGCAGACGACATGTATCGCGAATAATTTTTAGAGGCTTATACGGAGAGGTAGATTTGCCGTACTTGTCCAATATGGTAGTGTGAATTTTATCTCGATGCTGATAGGACTTCAAACAAAAGGTGGAATTAGAAATAATGTAATTGGAATTTCGTGTTAAATTACTGATCATTTTGCATCCCCTATCTTTCCTACTTTTTTAATCGCTTAAATTTTCACTATACATCTAAACTACTGCATAAAGTGCTAAAAATCAACATTATATTTAGAAAATTCTGTCATATGATAATTTTTCAGAATATATTGCAAATTGTATGATTTTTAACTTATAATGGGTAAAAGAGGTCGAGGTGATATCGATGGATAAATATTATTCGTATACAGACTTTTTAAAAGCGGTTAGTCAGCAGTCCACTGAACATCATGCAGAGAAGCTATTGAATGAAATTTATTTAGATTTATTTATTAGTCGGTTGCAGCGGATGCAACGTATTGAACAATTAAAGTTACTTATCGATACATCGTTAGATCAAAAGAACGAACAAGCATTTTACAGCTATACTACAGAGTTAAAAGAGTTATTGGAAACTGTTTCGTAAAAAGCCACCCTATTCCAGGTGGTTTTTTTTTATGGGCAATATCGGGGCTCCGGTTGGTTTCTAATATATGATGGAAAGAATCTAATAAAATAAAAATAGTTCTAATAAATTGGTTATTTTCTAATAAAAAGGATAATTATTCTAATAAGTGCTCGGTATTTTCAAATAACCGGCTCGAATCTTCAAATAAGTCACCGTACTTTTCTAATAACCACCACAAAAGTTCTATTAAAACCAACAACGCATATCTAAAACACCACCGCCACACTAAATTCGAATGTACGTTCGCAATTTTATCGTAAATTAAAAACAGGTATGTTAAAATAGAAGATACCATAAGTGACAGAAAGGACAATCTAAATATGACAGAAACTTTTACAATAAAGTCCGCCTATCAGCCTGCCGGGGATCAGCCGGAAGCGATTAAACAGCTCGTACAAGGTGTTAAAGAAGGCAAGCGTCACCAGACATTGCTAGGGGCGACAGGTACGGGTAAAACATTTACGATTTCCAATGTAATTAAAGAAGTGAATAAGCCGACGCTTGTGATGGCACACAATAAAACACTGGCCGGCCAATTATATAGTGAGTTTAAAGAATTTTTCCCGGACAATGCGGTTGAATATTTCGTCAGCTACTATGACTATTTCCAGCCGGAAGCGTATGTACCGCAAACCGATACGTACATTGAAAAGGATTCAAGTATTAATGAAGAAATCGATAAATTGCGCCACTCGGCAACGACTGCGTTATTTGAACGGAAAGACGTCATTATTATCGCATCTGTATCGTGTATTTACGGTCTCGGTAATCCGGAAGAATATCGTGAAATGGTCGTTTCCATTCGTACAGGGATGGAAATCGAGCGCAATCAGCTATTGCGGAAACTAGTCGACATTCAATATGAACGTAATGATATCAACTTTACACGCGGTACGTTCCGAGTGCGCGGGGATGTTGTCGAAATTTTCCCGGCATCACGCGATGAACACTGTATCCGAATCGAGTTTTTCGGAGATGAAGTTGACCGGATTCGTGAAGTGGATGCACTGACGGGCGAAATTTTAGGGGACCGTCAGCATGTAGCTATTTTCCCTGCATCCCACTTCGTTACCCGTGAAGAGAAAATGAAAATTGCCATTGAAAATATCGAAAAAGAGTTGGAGGAGCGACTTGCCGTCTTGCGTTCGGAAGACCGTTTACTGGAAGCGCAGCGCCTGGAGCAACGGACAAATTACGATCTGGAAATGATGAAGGAAATGGGCTTCTGCTCAGGTATCGAAAACTATTCGCGCCATTTAACATTGCGTGAAGCAGGTGCGACGCCGTATACATTACTCGATTATTTCCCGGAAGACTTTTTGCTTGTCGTTGATGAGAGCCATGTTACATTACCGCAAGTACGTGGTATGTATAATGGAGACCAGGCTCGTAAAGGGGTATTGGTCGAGCATGGCTTCCGTCTGCCGTCCGCGCTCGATAACCGTCCGCTCATGTTTGACGAATTTCAATCGAAAGTAAGCCAGGCAATTTATGTATCGGCAACACCAGGTCCATACGAACTAGAGCATACACCGGAAATGGTGGAACAGATTATTCGTCCGACAGGGCTGCTTGATCCGACGATTGATATCCGTCCGATTGAAGGGCAAATTGATGATCTGATCGATGAAATTCATGAGCGAATCCGTCGTAATGAACGGACACTCGTCACGACATTGACGAAGAAAATGTCCGAAGATTTGTCGAGCTATTTAAAAGAAATGGGCTTGAAAGTCGAATACTTGCACTCGGAAATCAAAACGCTGGAACGGATCGAAATTATCCGGGAACTTCGTAAAGGGACGTATGATGTGCTGATTGGTATTAACTTATTAAGGGAAGGTCTTGATATTCCTGAAGTATCTCTTGTCGCAATTTTGGATGCGGACAAGGAAGGGTTCCTCCGTTCGGAACGTTCGCTTATTCAAACTATCGGACGTGCTGCGCGTAACTCGAACGGTCATGTCATTATGTATGCCAATAATATGACGGATTCAATGACAAAGGCGATCAGTGAAACAAAGCGCCGTCGTGAAACCCAAATGGCTTACAATGAAGAACATGGTATTACACCGAAAACAATCATTAAAAAGATTCCTGATATTATCCGTGCAACACAAGCTGCGGAACAGGAAGAAACATATATTACAAAAGTGACAGGCGGTAAAAAGCTGACGAAAAAAGAGCTGGAGAAGCTTGTTGCGACATTGCAAGTTGAAATGAAAGAAGCCGCAAAAGCGCTGGACTTTGAACGCGCGGCTGAACTACGTGACATGATATTTGAATTGAAAGCAGAAGGGTGAACAATGTGAAAAATACAGAAATTGTCGTACAAGGTGCACGAGCGCATAATTTAAAAAATATTGATGTCACAATTCCACGCGATAAAATTGTCGTTGTGACAGGGCTTTCAGGTTCCGGTAAATCTTCACTGGCATTCGATACGATTTATGCGGAAGGGCAGCGTCGTTATGTTGAATCATTGTCTGCATATGCACGACAATTTTTAGGACAAATGGACAAGCCAGATGTCGATACAATTGAAGGACTGTCACCAGCGATTTCGATTGACCAGAAGACAACGAGCCGTAACCCGCGCTCAACAGTCGGGACAGTAACCGAAATTTACGATTACTTGCGACTGCTTTTTGCGCGTATCGGAAAACCGTATTGTCCGACACATGGGATTGAAATTACATCGCAGACAGTTGAACAAATGGTTGACCGCCTGATGGAATATCCGGAGCGCACGAAAATGCAGCTGCTTGCCCCTGTTATTGAAGGCAAAAAAGGAACGCACGTGAAGCTGCTTGAAGATTTGAAAAAACAAGGCTTTGTTCGTATCCGTATAAATGGGGAACTGCGTGATCTCGATGATAATATTGAGTTGGATAAAAACAAAAAACATACAATTGAAGTAGTCGTGGACCGTGTTGTCGTAAAAGAGGGTAATGAAACGCGTTTAAGCGATTCCCTAGAAGCAGCGCTCAGAATTGCGGATGGACGTGTTCTAGTCGATGTGATCGATCATGAGGAGCTGTTATTCAGTGAGCATCATGCATGTCCAATATGCGGATTTTCGATTGGTGAACTTGAGCCGCGCATGTTTTCGTTCAACAGTCCATTCGGGGCTTGCCCTACATGTGATGGGCTTGGAAGTAAAGCAAAGGCTGATATCGACTTAGTCATTCACAATTGGGATTTAACATTGCTTGAAAATGCGATAGCACCATGGGAATCCGTATCGTCCAACTATTACCCGCAGCTGTTGGCATCCGTATGCAAACATTACAACATTCCAATGGATGTACCGGTAAAAGATATTCCTAAGGAGAAAATGGATAAAATTTTATACGGTTCTGGAAAAGAGAAAATTCTATTTGAATATACAAATGATTATGGCAGTGTGCATAAGAAAAATATCGAATTTGAAGGCGTCATCGCAAATATCGAAAGACGCTTTAAAGATTCCTCTTCAGATTATGTACGTGAGTCGATGCAAAAGTACATGACCGAACAGCCTTGTGCGACTTGTAAAGGGCAACGTCTGAAAAAGGAAACACTCGCAGTGAAAATTAAAGACCAGAACATTTCAGAAGCGACACGCCACTCCATTCAGGAAATGTATGAGTTCTTTAGTTCAGTAGAATTAACAGAAAAAGAACGCCAGATTGCGAATTTAATTATTCGTGAGGTGATTGAACGACTGAAGTTCTTATTGGATGTCGGATTAAATTACTTAACACTTGCACGATCTGCTGGAACATTATCCGGCGGGGAAGCACAGCGTATTCGACTGGCCACTCAAATCGGCTCTCGTTTAACAGGTGTACTTTACATTTTGGACGAGCCGTCAATCGGTCTGCACCAGCGTGATAATGACCGTTTAATTAATACACTTGTAAATATGCGCGACCTCGGCAATACGTTAATTATCGTCGAGCATGATGAGGACACGATGATGGCAGCGGACCATTTAATCGATATCGGACCGGGTGCCGGTGTACATGGCGGTCAAGTCATTGCACAAGGGACACCAAAGCAAGTCATGAAAAACAAAGAGTCGATTACCGGCCAATATTTGAGCGGGAAGAAATTTATCCCACTGCCT harbors:
- a CDS encoding excinuclease ABC subunit B (The UvrABC repair system catalyzes the recognition and processing of DNA lesions. The beta-hairpin of the Uvr-B subunit is inserted between the strands, where it probes for the presence of a lesion), which gives rise to MTETFTIKSAYQPAGDQPEAIKQLVQGVKEGKRHQTLLGATGTGKTFTISNVIKEVNKPTLVMAHNKTLAGQLYSEFKEFFPDNAVEYFVSYYDYFQPEAYVPQTDTYIEKDSSINEEIDKLRHSATTALFERKDVIIIASVSCIYGLGNPEEYREMVVSIRTGMEIERNQLLRKLVDIQYERNDINFTRGTFRVRGDVVEIFPASRDEHCIRIEFFGDEVDRIREVDALTGEILGDRQHVAIFPASHFVTREEKMKIAIENIEKELEERLAVLRSEDRLLEAQRLEQRTNYDLEMMKEMGFCSGIENYSRHLTLREAGATPYTLLDYFPEDFLLVVDESHVTLPQVRGMYNGDQARKGVLVEHGFRLPSALDNRPLMFDEFQSKVSQAIYVSATPGPYELEHTPEMVEQIIRPTGLLDPTIDIRPIEGQIDDLIDEIHERIRRNERTLVTTLTKKMSEDLSSYLKEMGLKVEYLHSEIKTLERIEIIRELRKGTYDVLIGINLLREGLDIPEVSLVAILDADKEGFLRSERSLIQTIGRAARNSNGHVIMYANNMTDSMTKAISETKRRRETQMAYNEEHGITPKTIIKKIPDIIRATQAAEQEETYITKVTGGKKLTKKELEKLVATLQVEMKEAAKALDFERAAELRDMIFELKAEG
- a CDS encoding IDEAL domain protein, which translates into the protein MDKYYSYTDFLKAVSQQSTEHHAEKLLNEIYLDLFISRLQRMQRIEQLKLLIDTSLDQKNEQAFYSYTTELKELLETVS
- a CDS encoding ABC-ATPase UvrA; the encoded protein is MKNTEIVVQGARAHNLKNIDVTIPRDKIVVVTGLSGSGKSSLAFDTIYAEGQRRYVESLSAYARQFLGQMDKPDVDTIEGLSPAISIDQKTTSRNPRSTVGTVTEIYDYLRLLFARIGKPYCPTHGIEITSQTVEQMVDRLMEYPERTKMQLLAPVIEGKKGTHVKLLEDLKKQGFVRIRINGELRDLDDNIELDKNKKHTIEVVVDRVVVKEGNETRLSDSLEAALRIADGRVLVDVIDHEELLFSEHHACPICGFSIGELEPRMFSFNSPFGACPTCDGLGSKAKADIDLVIHNWDLTLLENAIAPWESVSSNYYPQLLASVCKHYNIPMDVPVKDIPKEKMDKILYGSGKEKILFEYTNDYGSVHKKNIEFEGVIANIERRFKDSSSDYVRESMQKYMTEQPCATCKGQRLKKETLAVKIKDQNISEATRHSIQEMYEFFSSVELTEKERQIANLIIREVIERLKFLLDVGLNYLTLARSAGTLSGGEAQRIRLATQIGSRLTGVLYILDEPSIGLHQRDNDRLINTLVNMRDLGNTLIIVEHDEDTMMAADHLIDIGPGAGVHGGQVIAQGTPKQVMKNKESITGQYLSGKKFIPLPLERRKSDGRKIKIKGASENNLKNVSVDIPLGQFIAVTGVSGSGKSTLVNEILYKSLASKLNRAKVKPGKHKTIEGLEQLEKVIDVDQSPIGRTPRSNPATYIGVFDDIRDVFAMTNEAKVRGYKKGRFSFNVKGGRCEACRGDGIIKIEMHFLPDVYVPCEVCHGKRYNRETLEVKYKDKNISDILEMTVEDALEFFGNLPKIQRKLQTIVDVGLGYVKLGQPATTLSGGEAQRVKLASELHRRSTGKSFYILDEPTTGLHADDISRLLIVLQRLVENGETVLVIEHNLDVIKTADHIIDLGPEGGEGGGTILATGTPEKIAEVKESYTGRYLKPILERDRERMESRIKEAQNK
- a CDS encoding competence transcription factor produces the protein MISNLTRNSNYIISNSTFCLKSYQHRDKIHTTILDKYGKSTSPYKPLKIIRDTCRLHGSSYDASKYQARGFFGENKHKLPIMVAYDFGDPCILFPLFSPYSPQNIWISLNPIINISEDGDKTLVTFVDNTEISLDINMKSFNQQYVRAAMYYKYLLLQRNSIL